In a single window of the Saccharothrix australiensis genome:
- a CDS encoding MMPL family transporter: MRARWVLPALITVAWLVLGAFAGPYTGKLSQVAVNDSTAFLPASAEATEVAERLKAFDDQRSLPAVVVAERATGLTDGDRAYLAGIAHPGRASPVLPSRQDDQAARVVVAVDAADPADAVEELRAALATPPAGLTALVTGPAAQVADLRAAFGGIDGLLLVVAGAVVALILVLVYRSPLLPLVVLLSGGFALGVASLAVYLLADHDVLDLNGQSQGILSILVFGAATDYALLLVSRFREQLRDTADRYRAMRTAWRATVEPVVASAATVVLGVLCLLFSDLKSNKGLGPVAAIGIGAALLAATTFLPAVLVLLGRAAFWPKRPAPGSAHPEAGGVWARVAGLISARPRLTWVVTALVLLLGVAFVPQLKASGTAQSDVFLGEVDSVAGQELLSRHFPGGSGAPTVVLARAARASEVAAAAEVTGVSTVEARGEADGSARFDVVLDDPADSEAATATVQRLREAVRAVPDADAKVGGPTATQLDTRRTSERDRLVIIPIVLLVVFAVLALLLRALVAPLLLIATVVLSFGATLGVSALVFNELLGFPGADPVVPLFGFVFLVALGVDYNIFLMTRVREETRGSGAREGVLRGLTITGGVITSAGVVLAATFSALAVLPILFLAQIAFIVAFGVLLDTLVVRSLLVPALALDIGRGIWWPSRLSRPDDRRT, from the coding sequence GTGCGCGCCCGCTGGGTCCTGCCCGCCCTGATCACCGTCGCCTGGCTCGTGCTCGGTGCGTTCGCCGGGCCGTACACCGGCAAGCTCAGCCAGGTCGCGGTCAACGACAGCACCGCCTTCCTGCCCGCCTCGGCCGAGGCGACGGAGGTGGCCGAGCGGCTCAAGGCGTTCGACGACCAGCGCAGCCTCCCCGCCGTCGTGGTGGCCGAGCGCGCCACCGGCCTGACCGACGGCGACCGCGCCTACCTCGCGGGCATCGCCCACCCCGGCCGGGCGTCGCCCGTGCTGCCGTCCCGCCAGGACGACCAGGCCGCTCGGGTGGTCGTGGCCGTCGACGCCGCCGACCCGGCCGACGCGGTGGAGGAACTGCGGGCCGCGCTCGCCACGCCGCCCGCCGGCCTCACCGCGCTGGTCACCGGGCCCGCCGCGCAGGTAGCCGACCTCCGGGCCGCGTTCGGCGGCATCGACGGGCTGCTGCTGGTGGTCGCCGGCGCGGTGGTCGCGCTGATCCTGGTCCTGGTCTACCGGAGCCCGCTGCTGCCGCTGGTCGTGCTGCTGTCGGGCGGGTTCGCGCTCGGGGTCGCGAGCCTCGCCGTGTACCTGCTCGCCGACCACGACGTGCTCGACCTCAACGGCCAGAGCCAGGGCATCCTGTCCATCCTCGTGTTCGGCGCGGCGACGGACTACGCGCTGCTGCTCGTGTCCCGGTTCCGGGAGCAGTTGCGCGACACGGCCGACCGCTACCGGGCGATGCGCACGGCGTGGCGGGCGACCGTCGAACCCGTCGTCGCGTCCGCGGCCACCGTGGTGCTCGGCGTGCTGTGCCTGCTGTTCAGCGACCTGAAGTCCAACAAGGGGCTCGGACCCGTCGCGGCGATCGGCATCGGCGCGGCGCTGCTCGCCGCCACCACGTTCCTGCCCGCCGTGCTGGTGCTGCTCGGGCGCGCGGCGTTCTGGCCGAAGCGCCCCGCGCCGGGCTCGGCGCACCCGGAGGCGGGTGGCGTGTGGGCGCGGGTGGCCGGCCTGATCTCCGCCCGGCCCCGGCTGACCTGGGTCGTGACCGCCCTGGTGCTGCTGCTCGGCGTCGCGTTCGTGCCGCAGCTCAAGGCGTCCGGCACGGCGCAGTCCGACGTGTTCCTCGGCGAGGTGGACTCCGTCGCGGGGCAGGAGCTGCTGTCCCGGCACTTCCCCGGCGGCAGCGGCGCGCCCACCGTCGTGCTGGCGCGGGCCGCGCGGGCGTCGGAGGTCGCCGCCGCGGCCGAGGTGACCGGGGTGTCCACTGTGGAGGCCAGGGGCGAGGCGGACGGGTCGGCGCGGTTCGACGTGGTGCTGGACGACCCGGCCGACTCGGAGGCCGCGACCGCCACCGTGCAGCGGCTGCGGGAGGCGGTGCGGGCGGTGCCCGACGCCGACGCGAAGGTCGGCGGGCCCACCGCCACCCAGCTCGACACCCGCCGCACCTCCGAGCGCGACCGGCTGGTGATCATCCCGATCGTGCTGCTGGTGGTCTTCGCCGTGCTGGCCCTGCTGCTGCGCGCCCTCGTCGCGCCGCTGCTGCTGATCGCGACCGTCGTGCTGTCCTTCGGCGCGACGCTGGGCGTGTCCGCGCTGGTGTTCAACGAGCTGCTCGGGTTCCCCGGCGCGGACCCGGTGGTGCCGCTGTTCGGCTTCGTGTTCCTGGTGGCGCTCGGCGTCGACTACAACATCTTCCTGATGACGCGCGTGCGCGAGGAGACGCGCGGTTCCGGCGCGCGGGAGGGCGTGCTGCGCGGGCTGACCATCACCGGCGGGGTGATCACGTCGGCCGGCGTGGTGCTCGCGGCGACGTTCTCCGCGTTGGCGGTGCTCCCGATCCTGTTCCTGGCGCAGATCGCGTTCATCGTCGCGTTCGGCGTGCTGCTCGACACCCTCGTCGTGCGGTCGCTCCTGGTGCCCGCCCTGGCGCTGGACATCGGGCGCGGGATCTGGTGGCCGTCAAGGCTTTCTCGTCCCGATGATCGCCGGACTTGA
- a CDS encoding gluconokinase, with protein MPQVIVVMGVSGSGKTTTGAALARRLGVPFADADDFHPPANIAKMAAGVPLDDDDRVPWLRAIGQWIAEHRDGGVVTCSALKRSFRDGLRAAAPSARFLHLAGDPEVVRARVAARSGHFMPVSLVASQYAALEPLEPDEPGLVLDLSLPVDALVDAYLNAEEGNPS; from the coding sequence GTGCCGCAGGTGATCGTGGTCATGGGCGTGTCGGGCTCGGGGAAGACCACCACGGGCGCGGCGCTGGCCCGCCGGCTCGGCGTGCCGTTCGCCGACGCCGACGACTTCCACCCGCCCGCCAACATCGCCAAGATGGCCGCCGGCGTGCCCCTGGACGACGACGACCGCGTGCCGTGGCTGCGCGCGATCGGCCAGTGGATCGCCGAGCACCGCGACGGCGGGGTCGTCACCTGCTCCGCCCTCAAGCGGTCGTTCCGCGACGGCCTGCGCGCCGCCGCGCCGTCGGCCCGCTTCCTCCACCTCGCCGGCGACCCCGAGGTGGTGCGCGCCCGCGTCGCCGCCCGGTCCGGCCACTTCATGCCGGTGTCGCTCGTGGCCTCGCAGTACGCCGCCCTCGAACCGCTCGAACCGGACGAGCCCGGCCTGGTGCTCGACCTGTCCCTGCCCGTCGACGCCCTCGTCGACGCCTACCTCAACGCCGAGGAAGGAAACCCGTCATGA
- a CDS encoding GntP family permease translates to MTVATDALSAGRLLPAAVVGIALLVLLISRFKLNPFLGLTVSSLVVAAIAGLPMDAAVAGFAKGFGDTAAGVGTLIALGAMIGKLLADTGGADALVDTIIGRSSRRTLPWAMAVVGALIGLPMFFEIGLVLIMPVVLLVSRRSGMSLVRLGIPALAGLSAMHGLVPPHPGPLVAVNALDADLGITLGLGVLFAVPTVAIAGPLFARYAARWVDVPAPDLFEGSERDEAKARPSFAVTLATVLLPVVLMMGKALADIVAAKGNPVRSAFDFLGTPVIALLIAVIVAMITLGRGARMSGRDIAKSVEQGLPPIAGILLIVSAGGGFKQTLIDTGIGKLIAGWVSGSGLSVLLLAWLVAVLIRLATGSATVATVTASGILAPLVTTLGTGETSLLVLAIGAGSLFFSHVNDAGFWLVKGYFGLSVGQTVKTWSIMESLISVVGLALVLVADLVI, encoded by the coding sequence ATGACCGTCGCCACGGACGCCCTGTCCGCCGGCCGGCTCCTGCCCGCCGCCGTCGTCGGCATCGCGCTCCTCGTCCTGCTGATCAGCCGGTTCAAGCTCAACCCGTTCCTCGGCCTGACGGTGTCGTCGCTGGTCGTGGCGGCCATCGCGGGACTGCCGATGGACGCGGCCGTCGCCGGTTTCGCGAAGGGGTTCGGTGACACCGCCGCCGGCGTCGGCACGCTGATCGCGCTCGGCGCGATGATCGGCAAGCTGCTCGCCGACACGGGTGGCGCGGACGCCCTGGTCGACACCATCATCGGGCGCTCCAGCCGCCGCACCCTGCCGTGGGCGATGGCGGTCGTCGGCGCGCTGATCGGCCTGCCGATGTTCTTCGAGATCGGCCTCGTGCTGATCATGCCGGTGGTCCTGCTGGTGTCCCGGCGGTCCGGGATGTCGCTGGTGCGCCTGGGCATCCCGGCGCTGGCCGGCCTCTCCGCGATGCACGGCCTGGTCCCGCCGCACCCCGGCCCGCTGGTGGCGGTGAACGCCCTGGACGCCGACCTGGGCATCACGCTCGGCCTCGGCGTGCTCTTCGCGGTGCCGACGGTGGCCATCGCCGGTCCGCTGTTCGCCCGCTACGCGGCCCGCTGGGTCGACGTGCCCGCGCCGGACCTGTTCGAGGGCTCGGAGCGCGACGAGGCGAAGGCGCGGCCGTCGTTCGCGGTCACGCTCGCCACCGTCCTGCTGCCCGTGGTGCTGATGATGGGCAAGGCGCTGGCGGACATCGTGGCCGCCAAGGGGAACCCCGTGCGGTCGGCGTTCGACTTCCTCGGCACGCCCGTGATCGCGCTGCTGATCGCGGTCATCGTGGCCATGATCACGCTGGGCCGGGGCGCGCGGATGTCCGGCCGCGACATCGCCAAGAGCGTGGAGCAGGGCCTGCCGCCGATCGCGGGCATCCTGCTGATCGTGTCCGCCGGCGGTGGTTTCAAGCAGACCCTGATCGACACGGGCATCGGCAAGCTGATCGCGGGGTGGGTGTCCGGCAGCGGCCTGTCGGTGCTGCTGCTGGCCTGGCTGGTGGCCGTCCTCATCCGCTTGGCGACCGGCTCGGCGACCGTGGCGACGGTGACCGCGTCCGGCATCCTGGCACCCCTGGTGACGACCCTCGGCACGGGGGAGACGTCCCTGCTGGTCCTGGCGATCGGTGCGGGCTCGCTGTTCTTCTCGCACGTCAACGACGCGGGCTTCTGGCTGGTGAAGGGCTACTTCGGGCTCAGCGTCGGCCAGACGGTCAAGACCTGGTCGATCATGGAGAGCCTGATCTCGGTCGTCGGCCTGGCCTTGGTCCTCGTCGCGGACCTCGTGATCTAG
- a CDS encoding helix-turn-helix transcriptional regulator, with amino-acid sequence MFLLEPVGLGQRDNDVYLALLELRRATAGQLAEHVGEPLPEVRAALADLVGAGLVHQLGHAPASYLVVAPDEALAALIQRRRGDLARMQVRVEELARRLRSGAPRPGSAVELVEGEDAVIASVTRLQAQAREEVLAVDAPPYLGGQWNPNDFEITQLASGVEYRFVYSADSLSTPLHVANMRRCVAAGEQARVLPDASMKMVIVDRSTALMPASYREPDAAVRLLVRESALIDVLVCCFEAMWARATPVAAVDPVDGAPERSPGRSGLSARDGELLALLSAGMKDRSIARALGVTERTVGRRVTELMAELGAQSRFQAGLLAARKGWI; translated from the coding sequence ATGTTCCTGCTGGAGCCGGTCGGCCTTGGACAGCGGGACAACGACGTCTACCTCGCCCTGCTGGAGCTGCGCCGCGCCACCGCCGGGCAGCTCGCCGAGCACGTCGGCGAGCCGCTGCCGGAGGTCCGCGCGGCGCTGGCCGACCTGGTCGGCGCGGGCCTGGTGCACCAGCTCGGCCACGCGCCCGCCTCGTACCTCGTGGTCGCGCCGGACGAGGCGTTGGCGGCGCTGATCCAGCGGCGGCGCGGCGACCTGGCCCGGATGCAGGTCCGGGTGGAGGAGCTGGCGCGGCGGCTGCGGTCCGGCGCGCCCCGGCCCGGCTCGGCGGTGGAGCTGGTGGAGGGCGAGGACGCGGTGATCGCGTCCGTGACCCGGTTGCAGGCGCAGGCGCGGGAAGAGGTGCTCGCCGTGGACGCGCCCCCGTACCTGGGCGGGCAGTGGAACCCCAACGACTTCGAGATCACCCAGCTGGCGAGCGGTGTCGAGTACCGGTTCGTGTACTCGGCGGACTCGCTGTCGACGCCGCTGCACGTGGCGAACATGCGGCGCTGCGTGGCGGCGGGCGAGCAGGCGCGGGTCCTGCCGGACGCGTCGATGAAGATGGTCATCGTGGACCGGAGCACGGCGCTGATGCCCGCGTCCTACCGGGAGCCGGACGCGGCGGTGCGGCTGCTGGTGCGCGAGTCGGCGCTGATCGACGTGCTGGTGTGCTGCTTCGAGGCCATGTGGGCACGCGCCACCCCGGTGGCGGCGGTCGACCCGGTGGACGGCGCGCCGGAGCGGTCGCCCGGCAGGTCCGGGCTGTCCGCGCGCGACGGCGAGCTGCTGGCGCTCCTGTCCGCCGGCATGAAGGACCGCTCCATCGCGCGTGCGCTGGGGGTGACGGAGCGGACGGTGGGCAGGCGGGTCACCGAGCTGATGGCGGAGCTGGGCGCGCAGTCGCGTTTCCAGGCCGGGTTGCTGGCGGCGCGGAAAGGCTGGATCTAG
- a CDS encoding glycosyltransferase — MKILFSSLGSHGHTYPLLPLASAAHEQGHEVVYATSTDFVDTVTGLGIRHRKAGTSIRQAFTDAYGPTDPRTVSKEQLPALAMKIFGELLPRSVHADLAPFFGEWRPDLVVHEVGNPGAGLAARAAGIPAICHGFGRVWNGEELFRSDGPNPLAEFAGELGVELPAEDPMLLGNPYLDVCPPSVQNKRFLSAHDTIIPLRPVPFAEPGELPDWVREHSRPLVYLTLGTAFGDPGVLRNAIAGLATLEDARVLVAAGPTVPVEALGEVPEHVTVLPWVPQADLLPHTDLVVHHGGSGTTLGTFAAGVPQLILPQGADQFSNAEAVVEHGLGAQLLEEAVTADAVAEQARRLLSDTVVAQAAKAIAAEVAAMPSPAEVATRLPEYAR; from the coding sequence GTGAAGATCCTCTTCTCGAGCCTCGGCTCGCACGGACACACCTATCCACTGCTGCCGCTCGCCTCCGCCGCGCACGAGCAAGGCCACGAGGTGGTCTACGCCACCAGCACGGACTTCGTCGACACGGTGACCGGGCTCGGCATCCGGCACCGGAAGGCCGGCACGTCCATCCGACAAGCCTTCACCGACGCGTACGGCCCGACGGACCCGCGCACCGTCTCCAAGGAGCAGCTGCCCGCCCTCGCCATGAAGATATTCGGCGAGCTGCTGCCGCGCAGCGTCCACGCCGACCTGGCGCCGTTCTTCGGCGAGTGGCGGCCCGACCTGGTGGTGCACGAGGTCGGCAACCCCGGCGCCGGCCTCGCCGCGCGCGCCGCGGGCATCCCCGCGATCTGCCACGGTTTCGGCCGGGTGTGGAACGGCGAGGAGCTGTTCCGGTCCGACGGGCCGAACCCCCTGGCCGAGTTCGCCGGGGAACTCGGCGTCGAGCTGCCCGCCGAGGACCCGATGCTCCTCGGCAACCCGTACCTCGACGTCTGCCCGCCTTCGGTGCAGAACAAGCGGTTCCTGTCGGCGCACGACACGATCATCCCACTGCGGCCGGTGCCGTTCGCCGAGCCCGGCGAGCTGCCCGACTGGGTGCGGGAGCACAGCCGGCCGCTGGTGTACCTGACGCTGGGCACGGCGTTCGGCGACCCCGGCGTGCTGCGCAACGCGATCGCCGGCCTCGCCACGCTGGAGGACGCGCGCGTCCTGGTGGCGGCCGGCCCGACGGTGCCGGTCGAGGCGCTCGGCGAGGTCCCGGAGCACGTCACCGTGCTGCCGTGGGTCCCGCAGGCGGACCTGCTGCCGCACACCGACCTGGTGGTGCACCACGGCGGCAGCGGCACCACCCTGGGCACGTTCGCCGCGGGCGTGCCGCAACTGATCCTGCCGCAGGGCGCGGACCAGTTCAGCAACGCGGAGGCGGTCGTCGAGCACGGGCTGGGCGCCCAGCTCCTGGAGGAGGCCGTGACCGCGGACGCCGTCGCCGAGCAGGCACGGCGACTGCTGTCCGACACGGTGGTCGCACAGGCCGCCAAGGCCATCGCGGCCGAGGTCGCCGCCATGCCGTCACCGGCCGAGGTCGCCACGCGGCTGCCGGAGTACGCACGCTAG
- a CDS encoding transglycosylase family protein has product MGHHGGTTDSGNHHVIRAVFLTVVTACLLGLANATASAEPGLDWDAVAQCESSGNWSINTGNGYYGGLQFAPGTWSSNGGSGMPHEASREEQIRVAENVLRTQGPGAWPNCARRTAHVPSASDVSRAPTRAVQTAPVAPRVAPRPVAPAPPASPASTDNPEGDYTIQEGDTLWSIASGKGLAGGWQELVDLNPEHLTNPDLIITGHRIRTAPDAPEEPERTKRIR; this is encoded by the coding sequence ATGGGTCATCACGGAGGCACAACCGACAGCGGCAACCACCACGTCATCCGGGCGGTGTTCCTGACCGTCGTGACCGCGTGCCTGCTCGGCCTCGCGAACGCCACGGCGTCCGCCGAGCCGGGGCTGGACTGGGACGCGGTCGCCCAGTGCGAGTCGAGCGGCAACTGGTCCATCAACACCGGGAACGGCTACTACGGCGGCCTGCAGTTCGCCCCCGGCACCTGGTCGTCCAACGGCGGGTCCGGGATGCCGCACGAGGCCAGCCGCGAGGAGCAGATCCGCGTGGCGGAGAACGTGCTCCGCACCCAGGGCCCCGGCGCGTGGCCGAACTGCGCCCGGCGCACCGCCCACGTCCCGTCCGCCTCGGACGTGAGCCGTGCCCCGACCCGCGCGGTCCAGACCGCTCCGGTGGCGCCGCGGGTGGCCCCGCGGCCGGTGGCGCCCGCGCCGCCCGCCTCGCCCGCCTCGACGGACAACCCCGAGGGCGACTACACGATCCAGGAGGGCGACACCCTCTGGTCCATCGCCTCCGGGAAGGGGCTGGCAGGGGGGTGGCAGGAGCTCGTCGACCTCAACCCCGAGCACCTGACGAACCCCGACCTGATCATCACCGGGCACCGCATCCGCACCGCGCCGGACGCGCCGGAGGAACCCGAGCGCACCAAGCGGATCCGCTGA
- a CDS encoding XRE family transcriptional regulator, with translation MEDHRAGPPQPEDATTAAEFVTALRRLRLWSGLTYRQLEGKAHAAGHVLPPSTTATMLGRSTLPREELVTAYARACGLDEEDAGRWVAARRRLAMDPAAPVEPGEEPPAGRRRARWPLVAAAVLLALAATATAFVVRPGAPDRPEQPPADGRYLLRPAHVADRDLCVGEGRERNRRTDRPLAVQRPCAGVVPDTYLEAVGGGVHLIKWRHPEQGWGCLSVDGASLDDEVLVAPGECTGAAHQRFLLEPVTTPVPRGFALRPVHSGKCLGVLGGPAEVEPGAELMQTACSGKADQEFLLEAVRD, from the coding sequence GTGGAAGATCACCGGGCGGGGCCGCCGCAACCCGAGGACGCGACCACGGCAGCCGAGTTCGTCACCGCGCTGAGAAGACTGCGCCTGTGGTCCGGCCTGACCTACCGGCAGCTGGAGGGCAAGGCGCACGCGGCCGGGCACGTCCTGCCGCCCAGCACGACCGCCACGATGCTGGGCCGGTCGACGCTGCCCCGCGAGGAGCTGGTCACCGCCTACGCGCGGGCGTGCGGGCTCGACGAGGAGGACGCCGGGCGCTGGGTCGCCGCGCGCCGCCGGCTGGCGATGGACCCGGCCGCGCCGGTCGAACCCGGCGAAGAGCCGCCCGCCGGGCGCCGGCGGGCCCGGTGGCCCCTGGTGGCCGCCGCCGTGCTCCTCGCGCTGGCCGCGACCGCCACCGCGTTCGTCGTCCGGCCGGGCGCGCCGGACCGGCCGGAGCAGCCGCCCGCCGACGGCCGGTACCTGCTGCGCCCCGCGCACGTGGCCGACCGCGACCTGTGCGTCGGCGAGGGCCGGGAGCGCAACCGGCGCACCGACCGGCCCCTGGCCGTGCAGCGCCCGTGCGCCGGGGTCGTGCCCGACACGTACCTGGAGGCCGTGGGCGGCGGCGTCCACCTGATCAAGTGGCGGCACCCCGAGCAGGGCTGGGGCTGCCTGTCGGTGGACGGCGCGTCCCTGGACGACGAGGTGCTGGTCGCGCCGGGTGAGTGCACGGGCGCGGCGCACCAGCGGTTCCTGCTGGAGCCGGTGACCACACCCGTGCCGCGGGGCTTCGCGCTGCGCCCCGTGCACAGCGGCAAGTGCCTCGGCGTGCTGGGCGGGCCGGCCGAGGTGGAACCGGGGGCCGAGCTGATGCAGACGGCCTGCTCCGGGAAGGCGGACCAGGAGTTCCTCCTGGAGGCGGTGCGGGACTGA
- a CDS encoding S8 family peptidase, producing the protein MRHRTPPGRILGLGVAATAAAAAVAVVPPGAATAAQEGPIVAENAPNALRDAYLVVLKDDRLGRSTVRGEAEALVARHGGGRIGFTYHAALTGFSVTMPAERAKRLAADPAVSYVEQDRSTGLLTDQNNPPSWGLDRIDQDSLPLNQKYSYSTGASNVTAYVIDTGINYNHTNFGGRATFGFDAFSDGQNGKDCHGHGTHVAGTVGGSTFGVAKEVKLKAVRVLNCQGSGSVSTEAAGVDWVTANAVLPAVANMSLYTGTANEPSRVLDNAVKASIAKGISYVVAAGNFNDDSCKYSPQRVTETINVAASARTDARASFSSFGRCSDLFAPGQDIISASHSNNSGSASMSGTSMASPHVAGAVALYLADNPTRTPAEVHSAIVAAATPNKITNPGANTPNRLLRVNNAAPTPVTVANPGNQATTVGGEVSLQLKATGGTAPYTWSAPTLPPGLSLGASTGLISGTATTAGTYTVTATATAAAGGSGSTTFTWAVAAAACESRTNGTDVAIPDAGAAVTSEVTFTGCTGNAAAGSRVEVHIKHTYRGDLVVDLVAPDGTAYRLKDSSGGDSADDLDTTYTTDLSAEARDGTWKLSVRDVAANDVGTIDSWGLTL; encoded by the coding sequence ATGCGACACCGAACCCCGCCCGGACGAATCCTCGGCCTGGGCGTCGCGGCCACCGCCGCCGCCGCCGCGGTCGCGGTCGTCCCGCCCGGCGCGGCCACCGCCGCCCAGGAGGGCCCGATCGTCGCCGAGAACGCGCCGAACGCGCTCCGGGACGCCTACCTCGTCGTGCTCAAGGACGACCGGCTCGGCCGGTCGACGGTCCGCGGCGAGGCGGAGGCCCTCGTCGCACGCCACGGCGGCGGCCGGATCGGCTTCACCTACCACGCGGCCCTGACGGGCTTCTCGGTCACCATGCCCGCCGAGCGGGCCAAGCGCCTCGCCGCCGACCCGGCCGTGTCCTACGTCGAGCAGGACCGCTCCACGGGGCTGCTGACCGACCAGAACAACCCGCCGTCGTGGGGCCTGGACCGCATCGACCAGGACTCCCTGCCGCTCAACCAGAAGTACAGCTACTCCACCGGCGCGTCGAACGTCACCGCGTACGTGATCGACACCGGCATCAACTACAACCACACGAACTTCGGCGGGCGGGCGACGTTCGGGTTCGACGCGTTCTCCGACGGCCAGAACGGCAAGGACTGCCACGGCCACGGCACGCACGTCGCGGGCACCGTCGGCGGCAGCACCTTCGGCGTGGCCAAGGAGGTCAAGCTCAAGGCCGTGCGGGTGCTCAACTGCCAGGGCTCCGGTTCGGTGTCCACCGAGGCGGCGGGCGTCGACTGGGTGACCGCGAACGCGGTGCTCCCGGCCGTGGCGAACATGAGCCTCTACACGGGCACCGCCAACGAGCCCAGCCGCGTGCTCGACAACGCGGTGAAGGCGTCGATCGCCAAGGGCATCTCCTACGTCGTGGCCGCGGGCAACTTCAACGACGACTCCTGCAAGTACTCGCCGCAGCGCGTGACCGAGACGATCAACGTCGCGGCCTCGGCCCGCACCGACGCGCGGGCGTCGTTCTCCAGCTTCGGCCGGTGCAGCGACCTGTTCGCGCCCGGTCAGGACATCATCTCGGCGTCGCACTCGAACAACTCCGGCTCCGCGAGCATGAGCGGCACGTCGATGGCCTCGCCGCACGTGGCGGGCGCGGTCGCGCTCTACCTGGCGGACAACCCGACCAGGACGCCGGCCGAGGTGCACAGCGCGATCGTGGCGGCGGCGACGCCGAACAAGATCACCAACCCCGGCGCGAACACGCCGAACCGCCTGCTGCGCGTGAACAACGCCGCGCCGACCCCCGTGACCGTGGCCAACCCCGGCAACCAGGCGACGACCGTCGGCGGTGAGGTGAGCCTCCAGCTCAAGGCGACCGGTGGCACCGCGCCGTACACCTGGTCGGCGCCCACCCTGCCGCCCGGCCTGTCGCTCGGCGCGTCCACGGGCCTGATCAGCGGCACCGCGACCACCGCGGGCACCTACACGGTGACCGCGACCGCCACGGCGGCGGCGGGCGGCTCGGGCAGCACGACCTTCACGTGGGCGGTCGCGGCGGCGGCGTGCGAGTCGCGGACCAACGGCACCGACGTGGCGATCCCGGACGCGGGCGCGGCGGTGACCAGCGAGGTGACCTTCACCGGCTGCACCGGCAACGCGGCGGCGGGCAGCAGGGTCGAGGTGCACATCAAGCACACCTACCGGGGTGACCTGGTGGTGGACCTGGTCGCGCCGGACGGCACCGCCTACCGCCTGAAGGACTCCAGCGGCGGCGACAGCGCGGACGACCTCGACACCACCTACACGACCGACCTCTCGGCGGAGGCGCGCGACGGCACCTGGAAGCTCAGCGTGCGGGACGTGGCGGCCAACGACGTGGGCACGATCGACAGCTGGGGCTTGACGCTCTAG
- a CDS encoding FadR/GntR family transcriptional regulator yields the protein MGAPEPPKPGLHQTLLDDLGKRITAGAIPPGEVLRIDALAEHHGVSRPVVREVVRVLESMGLLTTRRRVGVTVAGRSGWNLFDPRIIRWRLDGEDREAQLTSLGELRGGLEPVAAALAALRATPEQCGDLTRAVMGMSVHGKAGDLEAYLDADLLFHRTLLAASGNEMLVALTEVVSEVLIGRTHHGLMPTRPNPLAIRLHADVAQAVQSGDPAAAEQAMREIIREASAALRGEPAVDG from the coding sequence GTGGGAGCACCCGAACCGCCCAAGCCCGGCCTGCACCAGACCCTCCTGGACGACCTGGGGAAGAGGATCACCGCCGGTGCCATCCCGCCCGGCGAGGTGCTGCGCATCGACGCGCTCGCCGAGCACCACGGCGTGTCGCGGCCGGTGGTCCGCGAGGTGGTCCGGGTGCTGGAGTCGATGGGCCTGCTGACGACGCGCCGCCGGGTCGGCGTGACGGTCGCCGGGCGGTCCGGGTGGAACCTGTTCGACCCGCGCATCATCCGGTGGCGGCTGGACGGCGAGGACCGCGAGGCGCAGCTCACGTCGCTGGGCGAGCTGCGCGGCGGGCTGGAGCCGGTCGCGGCGGCGCTCGCGGCGCTGCGCGCGACCCCCGAGCAGTGCGGCGACCTGACCCGCGCCGTGATGGGCATGTCGGTCCACGGCAAGGCGGGCGACCTGGAGGCGTACCTCGACGCGGACCTGCTGTTCCACCGCACGCTGCTGGCCGCGTCCGGGAACGAGATGCTGGTCGCGCTGACCGAGGTCGTCTCCGAGGTGCTCATCGGCCGCACCCACCACGGCCTGATGCCCACCCGGCCCAACCCGCTCGCCATCCGCCTGCACGCCGACGTGGCGCAGGCGGTGCAGTCGGGCGACCCGGCGGCGGCCGAGCAGGCGATGCGGGAGATCATCAGGGAGGCGTCCGCCGCGCTGCGCGGCGAGCCGGCGGTGGACGGGTGA